The Kwoniella dendrophila CBS 6074 chromosome 3, complete sequence genome contains a region encoding:
- a CDS encoding 60S ribosomal protein L25 translates to MGKDYHTVLMLTNSVFLSTFLCPAAAKPQDAKAKSAKKAALKGTSSGSVRKVRTSVSFHRPNTLKLPRAPKYPRKSVPHLPRMDQFRTIQHPLNTESAMKKIEEHNTLVFIVDLKANKRNIKDAVKKLYDVDAAKVNTLIRPDGRKKAYVRLTADFDALEVANKVSFDLLVWT, encoded by the exons ATGGGAAAGGATTACCATACTGTGTTGATGCTAACCAATTCTGTTTTTCTTTCTACTTTTTTATGTCCAGCCGCTGCTAAGCCTCAAgatgctaaagctaaatcagctaaaaaagctgcTTTAAAAGGTACATCTTCTGGTTCAGTCAGAAAAGTTAGAACATCTGTTTCATTCCACAGACCTAACACATTAAAATTACCAAGAGCACCAAAATACCCAAGAAAATCCGTTCCTCATTTACCTCGAATGGATCAATTCAGAACTATTCAACATCCATTAAACACTGAATCAGCCATgaaaaaaattgaagaacACAACACTTTAGTTTTCATTGTAGATTTAAAAGCAAACAAAAGAAACATTAAAGATGCCGTTAAAAAACTTTACGATGTTGATGCTGCTAAAGTAAACACCCTTATCAG ACCTGACGGTAGAAAGAAGGCTTACGTTAGATTAACTGCCGATTTCGATGCTCTTGAAGTTGCcaacaaagtgagttttgatttACTTGTTTGGACTTAA